The DNA window CCCAGCGGCGCCATGTGTATCACCTGATCGACACCTTTTTCCGCGAGCAGATCGCCGGGCGCAGGCTCCCGCAGGCCTCGCCTTGAAGGGCGCTCGGGCAGACCGGACGGCTACCGGTTGCCGGCAGCCGTCCGGCCGGATGATCGGCTTTGATCCGGCATGGATCTTTTTTTCACTCTGACCATGCCGCGCAAGCGCTAGAACGCGCTGACACCGCCCAGCTATCCGGCCCACCGGGGTACCTACCCATGGCAAGCATCCGCTGGATCTCCGCTCCGTTGCTGTTCGGCCTCTGGCTGTCCACCGGCCTGCCCGCTCAGGCCGGAACAGCCGATCCGGTCGGCCCGATCCTTCGGCTGGAGCCGATGCCGGCCTTCGGCCATGCCTTCGGCAGCATGCCCTTCCAGCAGGTGCCGGATGATCCCGCGGCTGTTGGCTACCGGGAGGACGAGTATGCGTTTTCGGGAGTGGCGCGTATCTATGGCTTCGCCGCCGGTAGCGACAGCAGCCACATTGAACGGCTGGGCAGCACCGAATACGTCGACCGGATGCTGGTCCGCCGGCCGGTGGATCCCGGACGCTTCAGCGGCAACGTCCTGGTCGAGATCATCAACTCCGCACTGGACTTCGACGCCATGGCAGCATGGCCCTACATGTGGCGACAATTGACCCGGGCCGGTGATATCTGGGTCGGTCTTACCGCCACGCCCGCCGGGATCCGCGCCCTGCAGTTCGCCAATCCTTCGCGCTATGCCCAACTCGGTTTCGGCACCAACCCTGACCCTGGCTGCCACTCCACGGCACCTGAAGCGGGCGTGATCTTCGACGTGATGACCCAGACCAGCCAGCTGCTGCGCCAGACCGGCAACCCGCTGAATCCCCTGCACGGTCTTCCGGTCAAGGCCCTGATCGCCACCGGCTATTCCCAGGGCGCCATGATTGTGGCGACCTATACCAATGCCATCGCCCCGAATCTCGAGGGCCCGGCCTACGATGGCTATATTTCGATCGCCGGTCTCGGCGGTTACGCGCTCAACAATTGCGAGGCCCTGACCGATTTCGCCAGCAGGATCCTGACCCCGGTCTCCAACGGCATTCCGTTGATGCAGGTACAGACCACTTCGGAAACCGTGCTGCTTCCGCTGGGCTTGCCCGGCGAATCCGTGCATGACCGCGACATCGGCGCACCATATCGCTATTACGATGTGGCCGGCAGCGGGCATCTGGACCGGATCCTCACCAATCATGCCGCCGATGCCGCCGACCTTTACGCCGCTGGTGGCTATGATGTCGAAGCGGCCATCGAGGGCTGCCATCTGGCCTGGCCACTCAGCCGCTTTCCCGCCGAGTATGTCTACGACAATCTGCTGGCCCGGATGGAGGCCTGGATCCAGGAGGGGCAGCCACCGCCGCCCAGTCAACGTTTCCTGCTGGGCGGCTGGCTGTGGCCCGGCCAACCTGTGGGCGGATTGCGCTCACCGGCGATGGACGTGCCGACCGCCGACTATTTCATCGGTGCCGGCCTGCCGCTGCTGACCAGCAGCGGCGGTTTCACGCGAGGCATTCCCTGCTTCTTCCTTGCGATCGAACATGATTATTCGCACAGCGAGCTGAAACGCCGCTATGGCAGCCACGACCAGTACCTCGAGCAGGTCAGCCGCCGGACCGTGCAGTTGCAGCAGCAAGGCTGGCTTACCGATGACGATGCGGCCGAGATCGTCCGTCAGGCGAGGGCGGCAGATATCCCGTGATGCCCGGGGAACACCGTGGCGGCAGCTCGGGCCGCCACGGTCGGCCCGCTCAGTGCCGGCTGACCGGCAGCGGATACTCCCTGGGTGGTTCGGCACCCAGCAGATAGCGCACAAAGTAATCCCAGCGTCGCCGCATCATGTAGGGCGCGGCAGCCCCGTAGCCATGGTGGGCATTGGGTATCACCACCAGATCAAAATCCTTGTTGGCCTTGATCAGCGCGTCGACCACCAGCAAGGTGTTGTTGGGCGGAACATTGTCGTCCAGAGTACCGTAGGCCAGCATCAGATGGCCCTTGAGACCGGCCACGAAGGATTCATTGGCCTGGGCATCGTAATTGCTGTGACCGGAAGCATCGACATGCTCCAGCCCCTGCCATTTCTCGGCCCAGTCATCCTCGTATTCACGGTTCTCGTGATTGCCGCTTTCCGCGATACCGACCTTGAACACTTGCGGGTAATGGAACATCGCTGCCGCAGTGGTGTTGCCGCCGCCGGAGTGCCCCCATATTCCGACCCGGTTGGTGTCGATCCAGCTGTAACGCTGCCCCAGCTGCCTGATGGCAGCTACCTGGTCAGGCAGGGTGTCGTCCTCGATATGCTGGAAATAAGCCGTATGGAAGTCCTTGGATCGCCACGGCGTACCCATTCCGTCAACCGCGATCACGACAAAACCCAGTTCGGCCAGTGCCTGATTGTCTCCCGCCGCCGGCAGAAAGCTGCGGCCTCGCACCGAGCCGGTCTGCGGGCCGGGATAGACGTAGTCGATCAGCGGATAGTGTCGGGAGGGATCGAAATGCGAGGGCTTGAACATCATCCCGTACAGATCGGTCCTGCCATCGCGCCCCTTGACCGTGAAGGGCACGGGCGGCACCCAGCCGGCGGCCAGCAATCGATGGATGTCAGCCGTGGCCAGCGTCATCCGCACCCGCCCCGCGCCATCCCGCAACACGGCCGTAGGCGGCACTGTCCGGGTGGAACGGATATCCACGAAATCATGGCCGGCCGGCGACATGTCGATGCTGTGGTCCGCCGCTTCGGGGGTCAGCAAGGTCTCGCCACGACCATCAAAGCCGATACGGTAGAAGGCCTGATAGTAGGGGTTCCAGCCCTTTTCCCGACCCACGCCGCGAAACCAGATCTGCCGACTGACCGGATCGACGGCCAGAACCTGAGTGACATTGCCCTGCCCGCGGGTAATCCGCGACTTGAGCTTGCCGGTGTCGAGATCGTACAGATACAGCTGGCCCCAGCCATCGCGCTCGCTGAACCAGATCACCTCATGGGAGGCCGGCAGATACTGCCAGTTGACCATGTCGTTGCCGCTTTCGAACCAGGTCGCCACCTGCTCGTCGAACACCGTACGGACCGCACCGGTCTGCGGATCAGCGACCCGGAACCATTCATGCCGATGGTCGCGCGAGGTGGACACGAAGCCCAGACTGCGGCTGTCAGGAGCCCATTTCACATCATCCCAGCCGCCGTCCGGTCCGCAGCTGATGTCATCGCACAGGCTTGAGCGATGCTGGTCCGGTGGCATGTCCAGGCGGATGACCTTGCGCGCGGCCACATCGATGACCACCCGCTGGATCATGGTGACCTGCTTGTCGCCCACCAGCGGATACTTCCAGCTCAGCAGTTTCGGATGGCCGATCTGGGTCGTCACCAGGTACATGTCGCCGGTATGGCGCTGATCCTGCTGGAAGGTGGCGATCCGACGCGAATCCGGAGACCACACCAGAATCGCGTGATCGGTATGCTTCCAGCCGGCATTGTCGGTGGCATAGCCGAAATTCTCGACCCCGTCCGTGGTCAGCTGCGTTTCCTGGCCGGTCGCCGTGTCCCGCACCCAAAGGTTCCAGTTGCGGATAAAGGCCGCCTGCCTGCGATCCGGGGACAGCACCCCCGGTTCCTGCCCCGCCAGTCCGCCAGCATGACGCCTGATGGCTGCATCGGATGCCGGGGCGCAGTGCAGCGGTGTTGCCGTGGTGCAGGTGTAGTAGCGATCCCCGCGCCGGACCAGCGCTACGCCTTCGGCCTGTGGCCACCAGCCGCTGATGACCGGTACGGTCGCCGCCACCGGGGACGCGCCAGCCGAGATCAGGGCCGCGTCCAGGGCCGCAGGATCAAACAGCGAGCTTCGCCGGCGAGTGTCGGCATCCACCAGCACGTACTGCGTGACGGAACGTGCGGTATCGGCATACCAGAAATGGTTCGCGTCCAGCCAATGGACCTGCCTCACGTTGTGATCGACCAGCGGAGCCAATGCCGGTGCCAGCATCGACTGGGCTCGCTGGTAATCGGTCGCCGTGACCTTGGGCATGGGGCCGGCCGTGACCTGGGCCGAAGCCAGCGGCGGCAACAGCCATCCAAACGCCAGGGCCAGACCCCAGCCGAACTTGTTGATCGTGCGAACCATCCCCGCTCCTCGAAAAAGCCACCCCAGGCGGCATATCGCCTCGAGAATAGGGCAGATGCACCGGCCCGGCCTGTGCCATAGGTTGATCGCCCGGCAAGCCACCCCGACGCGAGGCGGCTATAATGTCGCACTGCCCCCCATGGACGCGTCCTCTCATGTTGCCCGAAGCCCGCCTGCAGGAAATCGTGTTTCCCGACCATACCAACCATCTGGGCACCCTGTTCGGTGGTCAGGCTCTGGCCTGGATGGACAAGGCGGCCTTCATTGTCGCTTCCCGTCATTCGCGCAGAACGGTGGTGACGGCCCGCTCGGAACGGGTCGACTTCCGGCTCCCGGTCCGCAAGGGACAGCTGGTCGAGCTGGTGGCCCGGCTGGTCACGGTCGGCCGCAGTTCGATGCAGGTCGATGTCGAGCTCATCGCCGAGGATCCGCTCTCCGGCGAACGCCAGCTGTGCACCACCGGTCGCTTCGTGATGATCGCCCTCGACGAAAACGGTCAGCCCTCGCAGGTCCCGCCACTGCCGGCCTGAGGGTCCGGGGCTCCACCGATGACCGGTGAGCGCCCTCCCCCCTGCTGCGAGCGGCGCGGCTTGGGCTAACATAGCTCCATGACTACTCCTGATCATTCCCCTCTGGGCAAGGCCACGGTTTACGCCAGCCACTACGATGCCGGCTTGCTGTTCCCGATCCCGCGCCAGGCCAATCGCGGCCAGTTCGGCCTCGGCGAAGGACCGCTGCCGTTCAACGGCGTCGATATCTGGAACGCCTATGAACTGTCCTGGCTGAATGCGCGCGGCCTGCCGCAAGTCGGTCTGGCCGAGTTCCGGGTTCCGGCTGATTCACCGAACATCATCGAGTCCAAGTCCTTCAAGCTTTATCTGAACGGATTTTCCCAGGAAGTCTTCGAC is part of the Frateuria aurantia DSM 6220 genome and encodes:
- a CDS encoding acyl-CoA thioesterase; translated protein: MSHCPPWTRPLMLPEARLQEIVFPDHTNHLGTLFGGQALAWMDKAAFIVASRHSRRTVVTARSERVDFRLPVRKGQLVELVARLVTVGRSSMQVDVELIAEDPLSGERQLCTTGRFVMIALDENGQPSQVPPLPA
- a CDS encoding alpha/beta hydrolase domain-containing protein, whose amino-acid sequence is MASIRWISAPLLFGLWLSTGLPAQAGTADPVGPILRLEPMPAFGHAFGSMPFQQVPDDPAAVGYREDEYAFSGVARIYGFAAGSDSSHIERLGSTEYVDRMLVRRPVDPGRFSGNVLVEIINSALDFDAMAAWPYMWRQLTRAGDIWVGLTATPAGIRALQFANPSRYAQLGFGTNPDPGCHSTAPEAGVIFDVMTQTSQLLRQTGNPLNPLHGLPVKALIATGYSQGAMIVATYTNAIAPNLEGPAYDGYISIAGLGGYALNNCEALTDFASRILTPVSNGIPLMQVQTTSETVLLPLGLPGESVHDRDIGAPYRYYDVAGSGHLDRILTNHAADAADLYAAGGYDVEAAIEGCHLAWPLSRFPAEYVYDNLLARMEAWIQEGQPPPPSQRFLLGGWLWPGQPVGGLRSPAMDVPTADYFIGAGLPLLTSSGGFTRGIPCFFLAIEHDYSHSELKRRYGSHDQYLEQVSRRTVQLQQQGWLTDDDAAEIVRQARAADIP
- a CDS encoding S9 family peptidase; translation: MVRTINKFGWGLALAFGWLLPPLASAQVTAGPMPKVTATDYQRAQSMLAPALAPLVDHNVRQVHWLDANHFWYADTARSVTQYVLVDADTRRRSSLFDPAALDAALISAGASPVAATVPVISGWWPQAEGVALVRRGDRYYTCTTATPLHCAPASDAAIRRHAGGLAGQEPGVLSPDRRQAAFIRNWNLWVRDTATGQETQLTTDGVENFGYATDNAGWKHTDHAILVWSPDSRRIATFQQDQRHTGDMYLVTTQIGHPKLLSWKYPLVGDKQVTMIQRVVIDVAARKVIRLDMPPDQHRSSLCDDISCGPDGGWDDVKWAPDSRSLGFVSTSRDHRHEWFRVADPQTGAVRTVFDEQVATWFESGNDMVNWQYLPASHEVIWFSERDGWGQLYLYDLDTGKLKSRITRGQGNVTQVLAVDPVSRQIWFRGVGREKGWNPYYQAFYRIGFDGRGETLLTPEAADHSIDMSPAGHDFVDIRSTRTVPPTAVLRDGAGRVRMTLATADIHRLLAAGWVPPVPFTVKGRDGRTDLYGMMFKPSHFDPSRHYPLIDYVYPGPQTGSVRGRSFLPAAGDNQALAELGFVVIAVDGMGTPWRSKDFHTAYFQHIEDDTLPDQVAAIRQLGQRYSWIDTNRVGIWGHSGGGNTTAAAMFHYPQVFKVGIAESGNHENREYEDDWAEKWQGLEHVDASGHSNYDAQANESFVAGLKGHLMLAYGTLDDNVPPNNTLLVVDALIKANKDFDLVVIPNAHHGYGAAAPYMMRRRWDYFVRYLLGAEPPREYPLPVSRH